One genomic segment of Pseudomonas sp. RU47 includes these proteins:
- the infA gene encoding translation initiation factor IF-1, with amino-acid sequence MSKEDSFEMEGTVVDTLPNTMFRVELENGHVVTAHISGKMRKNYIRILTGDKVRVELTPYDLSKGRITYRAR; translated from the coding sequence ATGTCGAAAGAAGACAGCTTCGAAATGGAAGGCACTGTCGTCGACACCCTGCCCAACACCATGTTTCGTGTGGAGTTGGAAAATGGGCACGTCGTAACCGCGCATATTTCCGGCAAGATGCGCAAGAACTACATTCGTATTCTTACCGGTGACAAAGTGCGCGTCGAGCTGACGCCCTATGACTTGAGCAAAGGGCGCATTACTTACCGCGCTCGTTAA
- the clpA gene encoding ATP-dependent Clp protease ATP-binding subunit ClpA: protein MLNRELEVTLNLAFKEARSKRHEFMTVEHLLLALLDNEAAATVLRACGANLDKLKHDLQEFIDSTTPLIPVHDEDRETQPTLGFQRVLQRAVFHVQSSGKREVTGANVLVAIFSEQESQAVFLLKQQSVARIDVVNYIAHGISKVPGHGDHSEGEQDMQDDEGGESSSSGNPLDAYASNLNELARQGRIDPLVGRESEVERVAQILARRRKNNPLLVGEAGVGKTAIAEGLAKRIVDNQVPDLLANSVVYSLDLGALLAGTKYRGDFEKRFKALLNELKKRPQAILFIDEIHTIIGAGAASGGVMDASNLLKPLLSSGDIRCIGSTTFQEFRGIFEKDRALARRFQKVDVVEPSVEDTIGILRGLKGRFEQHHNIEYSDESLRAAAELASRYINDRHMPDKAIDVIDEAGAYQRLQPVEKRVKRIEVPQVEDIVAKIARIPPKHVTSSDKELLRNLERDLKLTVFGQDAAIDSLSTAIKLSRAGLKSPDKPVGSFLFAGPTGVGKTEAARQLAKALGIELVRFDMSEYMERHTVSRLIGAPPGYVGFDQGGLLTEAITKQPHCVLLLDEIEKAHPEVFNLLLQVMDHGTLTDNNGRKADFRNVIVIMTTNAGAETAARASIGFTHQDHSSDAMEVIKKSFTPEFRNRLDTIIQFGRLSHEVIKSVVDKFLTELQAQLEDKRVLLEVTDAARSWLAAGGYDSAMGARPMARLIQDKIKRPLAEEILFGELAEHGGVVHIDIKDGELTFDFETTAEMA from the coding sequence ATGTTAAACCGCGAGCTCGAAGTCACCCTCAATCTAGCCTTCAAGGAGGCTCGTTCGAAACGTCATGAATTCATGACCGTCGAACACCTTTTGCTGGCCCTATTGGACAATGAGGCTGCCGCCACCGTTTTGCGTGCCTGCGGCGCAAACCTCGACAAACTCAAGCATGACCTGCAGGAGTTCATCGACTCCACCACGCCATTGATCCCCGTTCATGACGAAGATCGCGAAACCCAGCCAACCCTGGGCTTCCAGCGTGTACTGCAACGTGCTGTTTTCCACGTACAGAGCTCGGGCAAACGCGAAGTAACCGGCGCTAACGTGCTGGTTGCCATCTTCAGTGAGCAAGAGAGTCAGGCAGTGTTCCTGCTGAAACAGCAGAGCGTTGCGCGCATCGATGTCGTCAATTACATCGCACACGGCATTTCCAAAGTGCCGGGGCATGGCGATCACTCTGAAGGTGAACAAGATATGCAGGACGACGAGGGCGGTGAGTCTTCTTCTTCAGGCAATCCTCTGGATGCTTATGCCAGCAACCTCAACGAACTCGCGCGTCAGGGTCGAATAGATCCGCTGGTCGGCCGTGAGTCGGAAGTCGAGCGTGTCGCGCAGATTCTCGCGCGTCGGCGCAAAAACAATCCGCTGCTGGTCGGTGAAGCAGGCGTGGGTAAAACCGCGATTGCCGAAGGCCTGGCCAAGCGCATTGTCGACAACCAGGTGCCGGATCTGTTGGCCAACAGCGTTGTTTACTCCCTCGACCTCGGTGCCCTGCTCGCGGGCACCAAGTATCGCGGTGATTTCGAGAAGCGCTTCAAGGCGTTGCTCAATGAATTGAAAAAACGTCCGCAGGCGATCCTGTTCATCGACGAGATCCACACCATCATTGGTGCCGGCGCTGCGTCGGGTGGCGTGATGGATGCCTCGAACCTGCTCAAACCGTTGCTGTCGTCTGGCGACATTCGCTGCATCGGCTCGACCACGTTCCAGGAATTCCGCGGCATCTTCGAGAAAGATCGTGCCTTGGCACGTCGATTCCAGAAGGTTGATGTTGTCGAACCGTCAGTGGAAGACACCATCGGTATTCTGCGCGGCCTGAAAGGGCGTTTCGAGCAGCACCACAACATCGAATACAGCGATGAGTCGTTGCGCGCCGCTGCTGAACTGGCCTCGCGCTACATCAATGATCGGCATATGCCGGACAAGGCCATCGACGTGATCGACGAGGCGGGCGCCTACCAGCGTCTGCAACCGGTAGAAAAACGTGTGAAGCGCATCGAAGTGCCACAGGTTGAAGACATCGTCGCGAAAATCGCGCGGATTCCGCCTAAGCACGTCACCAGTTCCGACAAGGAGCTGCTGCGTAATCTGGAGCGTGACCTGAAGTTGACGGTGTTTGGTCAGGACGCGGCCATCGATTCGCTGTCGACTGCGATCAAGCTGTCGCGTGCCGGCCTGAAGTCGCCTGACAAGCCCGTCGGTTCGTTCCTGTTCGCAGGCCCGACCGGTGTTGGTAAAACCGAGGCTGCGCGGCAACTGGCCAAGGCGTTGGGGATTGAGCTGGTTCGCTTCGACATGTCCGAATACATGGAGCGTCACACTGTATCGCGTCTGATCGGTGCGCCTCCGGGCTATGTCGGTTTCGACCAGGGCGGTCTGTTGACCGAAGCGATCACCAAGCAGCCGCACTGCGTATTGCTGCTCGATGAAATCGAGAAGGCGCATCCGGAAGTCTTCAACCTGCTGCTGCAGGTGATGGATCACGGCACGCTGACCGACAACAACGGGCGCAAGGCGGACTTCCGCAATGTGATCGTGATCATGACCACCAACGCTGGTGCCGAGACGGCTGCTCGCGCTTCGATCGGTTTCACCCATCAGGACCACTCGTCTGATGCGATGGAAGTGATCAAGAAGAGCTTCACGCCGGAGTTCCGTAACCGTCTGGACACCATTATCCAGTTTGGTCGCCTCAGTCATGAGGTTATCAAAAGTGTGGTGGACAAGTTCCTTACGGAGCTTCAGGCGCAGCTGGAAGACAAGCGTGTGCTGCTTGAGGTCACTGATGCCGCGCGTAGTTGGCTGGCGGCGGGTGGTTATGACTCGGCGATGGGCGCACGTCCGATGGCGCGCCTGATCCAGGACAAGATCAAGCGTCCGTTGGCGGAGGAGATTCTGTTTGGCGAGCTGGCCGAGCATGGCGGTGTGGTTCACATCGACATCAAGGATGGTGAGTTGACGTTTGACTTCGAGACTACCGCGGAAATGGCCTGA
- the clpS gene encoding ATP-dependent Clp protease adapter ClpS: MHAISQIRLTFNQDRPLLQKDLPEEHDDDSAGVAVQEAKPALQAPPMYKVVLFNDDYTPMDFVVEVLEVFFNLNRELATKVMLAVHTEGRAVCGVFTRDIAETKAMQVNQYARESQHPLLCEIEKDG, translated from the coding sequence ATGCATGCAATCAGCCAGATTCGACTAACATTCAATCAGGATCGCCCGCTTCTCCAAAAGGATCTTCCAGAGGAGCACGACGACGATTCGGCAGGCGTTGCTGTTCAGGAAGCAAAGCCTGCGTTACAGGCGCCGCCGATGTACAAGGTGGTTTTGTTCAACGATGACTACACACCGATGGATTTCGTCGTCGAAGTGCTCGAGGTGTTTTTTAACCTGAATCGCGAGCTGGCGACCAAGGTCATGCTGGCCGTCCACACAGAAGGACGGGCAGTATGTGGAGTGTTTACCCGCGACATCGCCGAGACAAAGGCCATGCAGGTCAACCAGTACGCCAGGGAAAGCCAGCATCCGCTACTCTGTGAAATCGAGAAGGACGGTTAA
- a CDS encoding cold shock domain-containing protein, translating to MAVGKVKWFNNAKGFGFINTEAREGRDEDGKDIDFFAHYSAIEMDGYKTLKAGQAVKFEIVQGPKGLHAVKICSADVVNEATPAAPAAQTVSS from the coding sequence ATGGCTGTCGGCAAGGTGAAATGGTTCAACAATGCCAAGGGATTCGGCTTTATCAATACCGAAGCCCGCGAAGGCCGCGATGAGGATGGCAAAGATATTGATTTCTTTGCGCACTACTCCGCCATTGAGATGGACGGGTATAAAACCCTGAAAGCGGGTCAGGCAGTGAAATTCGAGATCGTGCAAGGCCCCAAAGGCCTTCACGCGGTGAAAATCTGCTCGGCAGACGTGGTCAACGAAGCGACCCCGGCCGCCCCCGCAGCGCAAACGGTATCCAGCTGA
- the icd gene encoding NADP-dependent isocitrate dehydrogenase, whose translation MGYKKIQVPAVGDKITVNADHSLNVPDNPIIPFIEGDGIGVDISPVMIKVVDAAVQKAYGGKRKISWMEVYAGEKATQVYDQDTWLPQETLDAVKDYVVSIKGPLTTPVGGGIRSLNVALRQQLDLYVCLRPVRWFEGVPSPVKKPGDVDMTIFRENSEDIYAGIEWKAGSPEATKVIKFLKEEMGVTKIRFDENCGIGVKPVSLEGTKRLARKALQYVVDNDRDSLTIVHKGNIMKFTEGAFKEWAYEVAAEEFGATLLDGGPWMQFKNPKTGKNVVVKDAIADAMLQQILLRPAEYDVIATLNLNGDYLSDALAAEVGGIGIAPGANLSDTVAMFEATHGTAPKYAGKDQVNPGSLILSAEMMLRHMGWTEAADLIIKGTNGAIGAKTVTYDFERLMDGAKLVSSSGFGDALISHM comes from the coding sequence ATGGGTTACAAGAAGATTCAGGTTCCAGCCGTCGGCGACAAAATCACCGTCAATGCAGACCATTCTCTCAATGTTCCTGATAACCCGATCATCCCCTTCATCGAAGGTGACGGCATTGGTGTCGACATCAGTCCGGTGATGATCAAGGTTGTCGATGCTGCAGTTCAAAAGGCATACGGCGGTAAGCGCAAGATTTCCTGGATGGAAGTCTACGCCGGGGAAAAAGCCACTCAGGTTTACGATCAGGACACCTGGCTGCCTCAGGAAACCCTCGATGCAGTCAAGGATTACGTGGTTTCCATCAAAGGCCCGCTGACCACCCCGGTCGGTGGCGGCATCCGCTCGCTGAACGTGGCCCTGCGTCAGCAACTCGACCTGTACGTCTGCCTGCGCCCGGTGCGCTGGTTCGAAGGCGTACCAAGCCCGGTGAAAAAGCCCGGCGATGTCGACATGACCATCTTCCGCGAGAACTCCGAAGACATCTATGCGGGCATTGAGTGGAAGGCCGGTTCGCCGGAAGCCACCAAAGTCATCAAATTCCTTAAAGAAGAAATGGGCGTCACCAAGATCCGTTTCGACGAAAACTGCGGCATCGGCGTCAAGCCGGTTTCGCTGGAAGGCACCAAGCGCCTGGCGCGCAAGGCTCTGCAGTATGTGGTCGATAACGACCGCGATTCGCTGACCATTGTGCACAAAGGCAACATCATGAAGTTCACCGAAGGTGCCTTCAAAGAGTGGGCCTACGAAGTGGCCGCTGAAGAATTCGGCGCGACCCTGCTCGACGGCGGCCCGTGGATGCAGTTCAAAAACCCGAAAACCGGCAAGAATGTTGTGGTCAAAGACGCCATCGCTGACGCCATGCTTCAGCAGATCCTGCTGCGCCCGGCCGAATACGATGTGATCGCGACCCTGAACCTGAACGGCGACTACCTCTCCGACGCTTTGGCGGCGGAAGTGGGTGGCATCGGTATTGCTCCGGGCGCCAACCTGTCCGACACCGTGGCGATGTTTGAAGCGACTCACGGTACTGCGCCGAAGTACGCCGGCAAGGATCAGGTCAACCCGGGTTCGCTGATTCTCTCGGCCGAGATGATGCTGCGCCACATGGGCTGGACCGAAGCGGCGGATCTGATCATCAAGGGCACCAACGGCGCCATTGGTGCCAAGACTGTGACCTATGACTTCGAACGTCTGATGGACGGGGCCAAGCTGGTTTCGTCTTCGGGCTTTGGGGATGCGTTGATTTCGCATATGTAA
- a CDS encoding NADP-dependent isocitrate dehydrogenase encodes MPTRSKIIYTFTDEAPALATYSLLPIIEAYTASADIAVETRDISLAARILASFPEQLGDKAVADHLAELGDLAVTPEANIIKLPNISASVPQLQAAIKELQAQGYNLPDYPETVTSDADKDAKARYDKVKGSAVNPVLREGNSDRRAPLSVKNYARKHPHKMGAWAKDSKSHVAHMSTGDFYGSEKAALIDAADAVKIELIAKDGTATVLKEKTTVQAGEILDCAVMSKNALRAFIAAEIESAKAQGVLLSVHLKATMMKVSDPIMFGQIVAEFYKDALTKHADVLAEIGFNLNNGIGDLYARIKALPAEQQAQIEADMAAVYAARPSLAMVNSDKGITNLHVPSDVIVDASMPAMIRDSGKMWGTDGQLHDTKAVIPDRCYATIYQAVIEDCKANGAFDPTTMGSVPNVGLMAKKAEEYGSHDKTFQIKADGVVRVTDSKGNLLMEQTVEAGDIFRMCQTKDAPIQDWVKLAVNRARASSTPAIFWLDPMRAHDGVVIEKVQAYLKDHDTAGLDIQIMAPVDAMKYTLQRTREGKDTISVTGNVLRDYLTDLFPIMELGTSAKMLSIVPLMNGGGLFETGAGGSAPKHVQQLVEENFLRWDSLGEFLALAASLEHLGVNYNNPKALVLSKTLDQATGQFLDNNKSPSRKVGNIDNRGSHFYLAMYWAQALAAQTEDAALQAQFATLAKTLTENEATIVAELNAVQGKPVDIGGYYHANAELISKAMRPSATLNAAIAALV; translated from the coding sequence ATGCCCACCCGCTCGAAGATCATCTATACCTTCACCGACGAAGCTCCAGCCCTCGCCACCTATTCCCTGCTGCCGATCATCGAGGCTTACACCGCCTCGGCCGATATCGCCGTGGAAACCCGCGATATCTCTCTTGCAGCGCGCATTCTGGCCAGCTTCCCCGAGCAACTGGGCGACAAAGCCGTAGCCGACCACCTCGCCGAACTGGGCGACCTGGCCGTTACGCCTGAAGCCAACATCATCAAGCTGCCGAACATCAGCGCTTCGGTGCCACAGCTGCAAGCCGCGATCAAAGAGCTGCAAGCTCAGGGTTACAACCTGCCGGACTACCCGGAAACCGTGACCAGCGACGCTGACAAAGACGCCAAGGCGCGTTACGACAAGGTCAAGGGCAGCGCCGTGAACCCGGTTCTGCGCGAAGGCAACTCCGACCGTCGCGCACCGCTGTCGGTGAAGAACTACGCTCGCAAGCACCCGCACAAAATGGGCGCCTGGGCCAAAGACTCCAAGTCCCACGTCGCTCACATGAGCACCGGCGATTTCTACGGCAGCGAAAAAGCTGCCCTGATCGACGCCGCTGACGCCGTGAAGATCGAGCTGATCGCCAAGGACGGTACCGCTACCGTCCTGAAAGAAAAAACCACCGTTCAGGCCGGCGAGATCCTCGACTGCGCCGTGATGAGCAAAAACGCCCTGCGCGCGTTCATCGCTGCTGAAATCGAAAGCGCCAAGGCGCAAGGCGTGCTGCTCTCGGTGCACCTGAAAGCGACCATGATGAAGGTCTCCGACCCGATCATGTTCGGCCAGATCGTTGCCGAGTTCTATAAAGACGCCCTGACCAAGCACGCTGACGTGCTGGCCGAAATCGGCTTCAACCTGAACAACGGCATCGGCGATCTGTACGCGCGCATCAAGGCCCTGCCGGCTGAGCAGCAAGCTCAGATCGAAGCTGACATGGCCGCGGTCTACGCTGCTCGCCCATCGCTGGCGATGGTCAACTCCGACAAAGGCATCACCAACCTGCACGTGCCGAGCGACGTGATCGTCGACGCCTCGATGCCAGCGATGATCCGTGACTCCGGCAAAATGTGGGGCACCGATGGTCAGCTGCACGACACCAAGGCGGTGATCCCGGATCGTTGCTACGCGACCATCTACCAGGCTGTGATCGAAGATTGCAAAGCCAATGGCGCTTTCGACCCGACCACCATGGGCAGCGTGCCAAACGTTGGCCTGATGGCGAAGAAAGCCGAAGAGTACGGCTCGCACGACAAAACCTTCCAGATCAAGGCTGACGGCGTGGTTCGCGTCACTGACAGCAAGGGCAACCTGCTGATGGAACAGACTGTTGAAGCCGGCGACATCTTCCGCATGTGCCAGACCAAAGACGCGCCGATCCAGGACTGGGTCAAACTGGCCGTCAACCGTGCTCGCGCAAGCAGCACGCCAGCGATCTTCTGGCTCGACCCAATGCGCGCTCACGACGGCGTAGTGATCGAGAAAGTTCAGGCTTACCTGAAGGATCACGACACGGCCGGTCTGGACATCCAGATCATGGCACCGGTCGACGCGATGAAGTACACCCTGCAGCGCACCCGCGAAGGCAAGGACACCATTTCGGTGACCGGCAACGTACTGCGCGACTACCTGACCGACCTGTTCCCGATCATGGAACTGGGCACCAGCGCCAAGATGCTGTCGATCGTGCCGCTGATGAACGGCGGTGGCCTGTTCGAAACCGGCGCCGGCGGTTCGGCTCCGAAGCACGTGCAGCAACTGGTTGAAGAGAACTTCCTGCGCTGGGATTCGCTGGGCGAGTTCCTCGCACTGGCAGCGTCCCTTGAGCATCTGGGTGTGAACTACAACAACCCGAAAGCACTGGTACTGTCGAAAACCTTGGATCAGGCCACTGGCCAGTTCCTCGACAACAACAAGTCGCCATCGCGCAAAGTCGGCAACATCGACAACCGCGGCAGCCACTTCTACCTGGCGATGTACTGGGCTCAGGCCCTGGCCGCCCAGACTGAAGACGCTGCACTGCAAGCGCAATTCGCCACTCTGGCAAAAACCCTGACCGAGAACGAAGCAACCATCGTTGCCGAGCTCAACGCCGTTCAGGGCAAGCCAGTCGACATCGGCGGTTACTACCACGCCAATGCCGAGCTGATCAGCAAGGCCATGCGCCCAAGCGCAACCCTCAACGCGGCGATTGCTGCGCTGGTTTAA
- a CDS encoding NUDIX hydrolase, translated as MEWLPHITVATIVEDNGRFLMVEEHKAGRNVLNQPAGHLDPDETLIDAAVRETLEETGWDVEPTGVIGIYLYTAPSNGVTYQRVCFSAKAVKHHPDYQLDDGIVGAKWLTRDELIAQRDNWRSELIIRCIDDYLAGHHFSLELIRPSL; from the coding sequence ATGGAATGGCTCCCCCACATCACCGTCGCCACCATCGTCGAGGACAACGGTCGCTTCCTGATGGTCGAAGAACACAAGGCCGGGCGTAATGTGCTCAACCAGCCCGCCGGCCATCTCGACCCGGACGAAACCCTGATCGATGCAGCCGTGCGCGAGACCCTCGAAGAAACCGGTTGGGACGTCGAACCCACCGGCGTCATCGGCATTTACCTGTACACCGCGCCGAGCAACGGCGTGACTTACCAGCGCGTGTGCTTCAGCGCCAAAGCCGTCAAACACCACCCGGATTATCAACTCGACGACGGCATCGTCGGTGCCAAGTGGCTGACCCGCGACGAATTAATCGCCCAACGCGACAACTGGCGCAGTGAGCTGATCATCCGTTGCATCGACGATTATCTGGCCGGCCATCACTTCAGCCTCGAACTGATCCGCCCTTCTCTTTAG
- the mnmA gene encoding tRNA 2-thiouridine(34) synthase MnmA, with product MRDPAPSDTSKKRVIVGMSGGVDSSVSALLLIEQGYEVEGLFMKNWEEDDGTEYCTAMDDLADAQAVCDKIGIKLHTANFAAEYWDNVFEHFLAEYKAGRTPNPDILCNREIKFKAFLDYAMMLGADLIATGHYVRRRDIDGRTELLKGLDPNKDQSYFLHAVGGEQIAKTLFPVGELEKPEVRAIAEKYELATAKKKDSTGICFIGERRFSDFLKQYLPAQPGEIKTTEGEVIGRHHGLMYHTIGQRQGLGIGGLKDAGDEPWYVLRKDLDTNELIVGQGNNHPWLFSGALLASEIYWVNPIDLSQPLRLTAKVRYRQSDQACTLEKTASGYRAVFDEPQRAVTPGQSVVFYDGEICLGGGVIEVAEPWSGQA from the coding sequence ATGCGTGATCCAGCCCCTTCTGACACATCCAAGAAGCGCGTCATTGTCGGCATGTCCGGCGGCGTGGACTCTTCCGTTTCCGCTCTCCTGCTGATCGAGCAGGGTTACGAGGTGGAAGGCCTGTTCATGAAGAACTGGGAAGAAGACGACGGAACGGAATACTGCACCGCCATGGACGACCTGGCGGATGCCCAGGCTGTCTGCGACAAGATTGGCATCAAGCTGCACACCGCCAACTTCGCCGCCGAGTACTGGGACAACGTGTTCGAGCACTTTTTGGCCGAGTACAAGGCCGGACGCACGCCGAACCCGGACATCCTCTGCAACCGCGAGATCAAGTTCAAGGCGTTCCTCGACTACGCCATGATGCTCGGCGCCGACCTGATCGCCACCGGCCACTACGTGCGCCGCCGCGACATCGATGGTCGTACCGAACTGCTCAAAGGCCTCGATCCGAACAAGGATCAGAGCTACTTCCTGCACGCCGTCGGCGGTGAACAGATCGCCAAGACCCTGTTCCCGGTCGGCGAACTGGAAAAGCCGGAAGTGCGCGCAATTGCCGAGAAATACGAGCTGGCGACCGCCAAGAAGAAGGATTCCACCGGGATCTGCTTTATCGGCGAGCGTCGCTTCAGCGATTTCCTCAAGCAATACCTGCCCGCGCAACCGGGCGAGATCAAGACCACCGAAGGCGAAGTCATCGGCCGTCATCACGGTTTGATGTACCACACCATCGGTCAGCGCCAGGGCCTCGGTATCGGCGGTTTGAAAGACGCCGGCGACGAGCCTTGGTACGTGCTGCGCAAGGATCTCGACACCAACGAGCTGATCGTCGGCCAGGGCAACAACCATCCGTGGCTGTTCTCCGGCGCCCTGCTCGCTTCGGAAATCTATTGGGTCAACCCGATCGACCTGAGCCAACCGCTGCGCCTGACCGCCAAAGTGCGTTATCGCCAGAGCGATCAGGCCTGCACCCTGGAAAAAACCGCCAGCGGTTACCGCGCCGTGTTCGACGAACCGCAACGCGCGGTCACGCCGGGCCAATCGGTGGTTTTCTATGACGGTGAAATCTGCCTCGGTGGCGGCGTGATCGAAGTCGCCGAGCCGTGGAGCGGCCAGGCATGA
- the hflD gene encoding high frequency lysogenization protein HflD, producing the protein MSPTQEQLTALGGVFLAAVLVDRIAKTGQTSEAGLSCMLGSLLVRDPKDTLDVYGGDDLNLREGYRALIGALERDPSTLQREPLRYALSMLGLERQLAKRNDMLDIIGKRLPQIQSQVEHFGPAHENVVAACGALYQDTLSTLRQRIQVHGDMRNLQQPSNASKIRALLLAGIRSARLWRQLGGHRWQLVISRRKLLKELYPLMRSE; encoded by the coding sequence ATGAGCCCGACTCAGGAACAACTGACGGCGCTGGGCGGCGTGTTTCTCGCCGCCGTGCTGGTCGACCGGATCGCCAAGACCGGCCAGACCAGCGAAGCTGGCCTTAGTTGCATGCTCGGCAGCCTGCTGGTGCGCGACCCGAAGGACACGCTGGACGTGTACGGTGGCGATGACCTCAATCTGCGCGAAGGCTATCGAGCGCTGATCGGTGCACTGGAACGCGACCCGAGCACGTTGCAACGCGAGCCACTGCGCTACGCCCTGTCGATGCTCGGCCTGGAGCGTCAACTGGCCAAGCGCAACGACATGCTCGACATCATCGGCAAGCGTTTGCCGCAGATCCAGTCGCAGGTCGAGCATTTCGGCCCGGCCCACGAAAACGTGGTCGCGGCTTGCGGCGCGCTGTATCAGGACACCCTGAGCACCCTGCGCCAACGCATTCAGGTGCACGGCGACATGCGCAACCTGCAGCAACCGAGCAACGCCTCGAAGATCCGCGCCCTGCTGCTTGCCGGCATCCGTTCAGCGCGCCTGTGGCGGCAGCTCGGCGGCCATCGCTGGCAGTTGGTGATCAGCCGGCGCAAGCTGCTCAAAGAGCTGTATCCGTTGATGCGCAGCGAGTAA
- the purB gene encoding adenylosuccinate lyase: MQLSSLTAVSPVDGRYAGKTQALRPIFSEYGLIRARVLVEVRWLQRLAAHAGIPEVPAFSAEANAVLNELAENFSLEHAERVKEIERTTNHDVKAIEYLLKEQAAKLPELAKVSEFIHFACTSEDINNLSHALMLREGRDDVMLPLMRQTANAIRELAIRFADVPMLSRTHGQPASPTTLGKELANVVYRLERQIAQVAAVPLLGKINGAVGNYNAHLSAYPQIDWEANARAFIEDELGLGFNPYTTQIEPHDYIAELFDAIARFNTILIDFDRDIWGYISLGYFKQRTIAGEIGSSTMPHKVNPIDFENSEGNLGIANALFQHLASKLPISRWQRDLTDSTVLRNLGVGFAHSVIAYEASLKGISKLELNEQKIAADLDACWEVLAEPIQTVMRRYNIENPYEKLKELTRGKGISPEALQTFIDGLDMPAQAKAELKQLTPANYIGNAVAQAKRI; the protein is encoded by the coding sequence ATGCAGCTTTCTTCGCTCACTGCGGTTTCCCCTGTTGACGGCCGCTACGCCGGCAAAACCCAGGCCCTGCGCCCGATTTTCAGCGAGTACGGTCTGATCCGTGCCCGTGTTCTGGTTGAAGTGCGCTGGCTCCAGCGCCTGGCCGCCCACGCGGGTATCCCTGAAGTGCCAGCCTTCTCCGCCGAGGCCAACGCCGTTCTCAATGAACTGGCTGAAAACTTCTCGCTGGAGCACGCCGAGCGCGTCAAAGAGATCGAGCGCACCACCAACCACGACGTCAAAGCGATCGAATACCTGCTCAAAGAGCAGGCGGCCAAGCTGCCGGAGCTGGCCAAGGTCAGCGAGTTCATTCACTTTGCCTGCACCAGCGAAGACATCAACAACCTGTCCCACGCCCTGATGCTGCGCGAAGGCCGTGATGACGTGATGCTGCCGCTGATGCGCCAGACCGCCAACGCCATCCGCGAACTGGCCATCCGTTTTGCTGACGTGCCGATGCTGTCGCGCACTCACGGCCAACCAGCCTCCCCGACCACTCTGGGTAAAGAGCTGGCGAACGTGGTTTACCGTCTCGAGCGTCAGATCGCTCAAGTCGCTGCCGTGCCGCTGCTGGGCAAGATCAACGGCGCTGTCGGCAACTACAACGCGCACCTGTCGGCCTACCCGCAGATCGACTGGGAAGCCAACGCCCGCGCCTTCATAGAAGACGAGCTGGGCCTGGGCTTCAACCCGTACACCACGCAGATCGAACCGCACGACTACATCGCCGAGCTGTTCGACGCAATTGCGCGCTTCAATACCATCCTGATCGACTTCGACCGTGACATCTGGGGCTACATCTCCCTGGGTTATTTCAAGCAGCGCACCATCGCTGGCGAAATCGGTTCGTCGACCATGCCGCACAAGGTCAACCCGATCGACTTCGAAAACTCCGAAGGCAACCTGGGCATCGCCAACGCATTGTTCCAGCACCTGGCGAGCAAACTGCCGATTTCCCGCTGGCAGCGCGACCTGACCGACTCCACCGTACTGCGCAACCTCGGTGTCGGCTTCGCCCACAGCGTGATCGCCTACGAAGCCAGCCTCAAAGGCATCAGCAAACTGGAGCTCAACGAGCAGAAGATTGCCGCTGACCTCGACGCTTGCTGGGAAGTATTGGCTGAGCCGATCCAGACCGTGATGCGCCGCTACAACATCGAAAACCCGTACGAGAAGCTGAAAGAACTGACGCGCGGCAAGGGCATCAGCCCTGAAGCGTTGCAGACTTTCATCGACGGCCTGGACATGCCAGCGCAAGCGAAAGCCGAGCTCAAGCAACTGACTCCGGCCAACTACATCGGCAACGCTGTAGCGCAAGCCAAACGCATCTGA